DNA from Oryzisolibacter sp. LB2S:
GCATGAAGCTCAAGGTCGGCCCGGACCGCGTCATCGATTTTCGGGTGAGCACACTTCCCACTCTGTTCGGTGAAAAGATCGTGATCCGCATTCTGGATCCGAGCAGCGCAAAACTCGGTATTGACGCTCTTGGCTATGAGCCGGAAGAGAAAGAGCGTCTGCTGAACGCCATCAACCGGCCGTACGGCATGATTCTGGTGACCGGCCCCACGGGTTCCGGCAAGACGGTTTCGCTGTACACCTGCCTGAACCTGCTCAACAAGCCGGGCGTGAATATCGCCACGGCCGAAGACCCATCGGAAATCAACCTGCCGGGTGTGAATCAGGTCAACGTCAACGAGAAGGCGGGCCTGACTTTCGCCGCAGCGCTGAAGGCGTTTCTGCGTCAGGATCCCGACATCATCATGGTGGGTGAAATCCGGGACCTGGAGACCGCGGACATTTCCATCAAGGCAGCCCAGACGGGCCACCTGGTGCTCTCCACGCTGCACACCAATGACGCGCCCACGACGCTCACGCGCATGCGCAACATGGGCATTGCGCCCTTCAATATCGCATCGAGCGTCATCCTGATCACCGCGCAGCGCCTCGCACGGCGCCTGTGTCCACAGTGCAAGGAACCGGCGGACATTCCGCATGCCTCCCTGATCGAAGCTGGATACAGGGAAGAGGAAATTGACGGTTCCTGGGTGACCTATCGTGCTGTGGGTTGCTCCGCCTGCAACAACGGATACAAGGGGCGGGTGGGCATATACCAGGTCATGCCGATATCCGAGGAAATTCAGCGCATCATCCTGCGCGACGGCAGCGCCATGGACATTGCAGCTCAGGCCCGCCTGGAGGGCGTGCGCTCGCTGCGCGAGGCGGCTCTGTACAAAGCCAAGATTGGTCTTACCTCCCTGGAGGAGGTGCTGGCCGTGACCAACGAATAATCATTCAAGAGAAAACACCATGGCGACCATCGCATCGAGGAGCATCAAGGATTTTGTCTTTGAGTGGGAAGGCAAGGATCGCAGCGGAAAAATAATACGTGGTGAGGTCCGGGCGGCGGGAGAAAACCAGGTCAAGGCCACGCTCCGGCGCCAGGGCGTATTGCCCACGAAGATCAAAAAGCGCCGCATGACCGCGGGCAAGAAGATCAAGCCCAAGGATATTGCGCTGTTCACACGCCAGATGGCCACCATGATGAAGGCCGGTGTGCCTTTGCTGCAGGCATTCGACATTGTGGGCCGCGGCAACAACAACCCGAGTGTGACCAAGCTGCTCAACGACATTCGCGCCGACGTGGAAACGGGCACGTCCCTGAATGCCGCCTTCCGCAAGTACCCCATGTACTTTGACAGCCTGTACTGCAACCTGGTCGAGGCAGGCGAGGCCGCCGGTATTCTGGAGGCCTTGCTCGATCGCCTGGCCCTCTACATGGAGAAGACCGAGGCCATCAAGGCCAAGATCCGATCGGCCCTGATGTACCCGATCTCGGTGCTCATCGTCGCATTCGTCGTGGTGACCGTGATCATGATCTTCGTGATCCCGGCGTTCAAGGAGGTGTTCACCTCCTTCGGCGCCGACCTGCCGGGCCCGACCCTGCTGGTGATGGCCATCAGCGAGTTCTTTGTCGCCTATTGGTGGCTGATATTCGGGGTCATCGGCGGGGGCTTTTATTTCTTCATGCAGGCGTGGAAGCGCAGCGAGCGCATGCAGCAGGTCATGGACCGCTTCCTGCTCAAGATGCCCGTCTTCGGTGCGCTCATCGACAAATCCTGCGTGGCCCGCTGGACGCGCACGCTGTCGACCATGTTCGCCGCGGGCGTGCCGCTGGTGGAGGCGCTCGATTCCGTGGGTGGCGCAGCGGGCAACTCCGTCTACGCCATGGCCACGGACAAGATCCAGCAGGAGGTCTCCACCGGCACCAGCCTCACGGCGGCCATGGGCAATGCCAATGTGTTCCCGTCCATGGTGCTGCAGATGTGCGCCATCGGCGAGGAGTCGGGCTCCATCGACCACATGCTGGGCAAGGCCGCGGACTTCTACGAAGCCGAGGTCGACGAGATGGTGGCCGGACTGTCCAGCCTCATGGAGCCCATCATCATCGTGTTCCTGGGCACGCTCATTGGCGGCATCGTGGTCTCCATGTACCTGCCCATCTTCAAGCTCGGGCAAGTGGTTTGATGACCGGTTCCACCATCGCAGACGCCGTGCTCATCGGCGTGCTGGGCCTGCTGATCGGCAGTTTTCTGAACGTCGTGATCCACCGCCTGCCGCGCATGATGGAGCGGCAATGGGAGGCCGAGTGCCGCCAGTACGCCCAGGACGCCGGCCTGCTGGCGCCCGCGCAGCAGGAGGCCGCCGCCCCGGCGCCCTTCAATCTGCTGACGCCGCGCTCGCGCTGCCCCTCCTGCGGGCATGAGGTACGTTGGTACGAAAACATCCCCGTGCTCAGCTATCTGGGCCTGCGCGGGCGTTGCTCGGGCTGCGGCACGCGCATCAGCGTGCGCTACCCACTCGTGGAACTAGCCACGGCGGCCCTCTTCTACGCCTGCGCCATGCGCTGGGGCTGGTCCGCCGCCACGCTGGCCTGGTGCGGTTTTTCCGCGGCGCTGGTGGCGCTCACCCTGATCGACTGGGACACGACGCTGCTGCCCGACGACATCACCCTGCCCCTGCTGTGGGCCGGGCTGCTGGCGTCCACCCTGCACTGGACACAGGTCGCGCCCACGGATGCGGTGATCGGCGCCGCCGCCGGGTATCTGTCGCTGTGGCTGGTCTACTGGGGCTTCAAGCTCGCCACGGGCAAGGAGGGCATGGGCTATGGCGACTTCAAGCTGTTTGCGGCCCTGGGCGCATGGTTTGGCTGGCAGGCGCTGGTGCCCATCATCCTCATGGCATCGGTGATCGGCGCCATCGTGGGCATTGCCATGAAACTCGCCAGCAGCCTGCGCGAGGGCAAGTACGTGCCGTTCGGTCCCTTCCTCGCCGGCGGCGGCCTGGCCGCCATGCTCTGGGGGCCGGGACGTATCATGCAACTCATCTTCTCCACGCTGGGATTGTGAATGGGCACCCCTCCAGATCGGTCTGCACGCCAGCGCCCCGTGAAGCTGGGCGTGACCGGCGGCATTGGCAGCGGCAAGAGCACCTTTGCCGCCATGCTGCAGGACTGCGGCGCCGCGCTCATAGACGCTGACGCCATCGCCCGATCGGTCACGGCCAGCGGTGGCGCGGCCATCGCCGCCATACGCGAAGCGTTCGGCGACGCATTCATCGACGCACAGGGGGCGCTCGACCGCGCACGCATGCGCGAGCTGGTGTTTGCCGATGCGACTGCCAAGGCGCGGCTCGAGGCCATCGTCCACCCGCTGGTCGGCCGCGCCGTTGCAGACGCCGCGGACGCCGCAGCCCAGGCGGGCGCCAGGCTCATCGTGTTCGACATTCCGCTGCTCACCGAATCGGCGCATTGGTCGCGCCAGCTCGATACCGTCCTCGTGGTGGACTGCCACGAAGACACCCAGGTGGCGCGGGTGCAGGCGCGCAGCGGACTGCAGGCGCCGGCCGTGCGCGCCATCATGGCCGCGCAAAGCAGCCGGCCGGTGCGGCGCGCCGCGGCCGACATCGTGGTCTTCAACGACGGGCTGACACTGCCCGCACTGCGCGCCCAGGCGCGGGAGGTCGCCGCCATGTTCGGGCTATGATGCGCATGCACTCAGAAGACCGGCAGCGTGATCCTCTACGAATACCCTTTCAATGAACGCCTGAGAACCTATCTGCGGCTGGAGCAGCTGTTTCGCCGCCTGGGCGAGCTCATTGCGCGCACCCATCCCCTGGACCACCACTTCGCGCTGGTGACCATGTTCGAGGTGATGGATGTGGCCGCACGCGCAGACCTCAAGGCCGATGTGCTCAAGGATCTGGAGCGGCACAAGCACCAGTTCGATGCCTATCGCGGCAACCCTTCGATCTCGGAGGCCGCGCTCGACGCCGTCACCGCCCAGCTCGATCACTGCTTCGCGGCGCTGAACGCCCAGACCGGCAAGGCCGGGCAGGCACTGACGGAGAACGACTGGCTCATGAGCATTCGCAGCCGCGTGGGCATTCCCGGCGGCACCTGCGGTTTTGACCTGCCGGCCTACTACGCCTGGCAGCACCACGGCCCCGAGCAGCGCCAGAACGATCTGCACCACTGGGCCGCCACGCTGGCCCCGCTGGCCGAATCGGTCTACCTGCTGCTGCGCCTGCTGCGCGATTCGGGCATGCCGCAAAAGGTGGCGGCGGACCGCGGCCAGTTCCAGCAGAACCTGCCGCCCGGGCGCACCTTCCAGCTGCTGCGTCTGCGCATCGACCCAGCGCTCGGCCTGGTGCCCGAGATCAGCGGCAACCGCCTCATCGTGTCCGTGCGCCTCATGCGCCAGGAAGAAGGCGGCAAGCTGGTCGCGAGCCAAGAGGATGCGGCCTTCGAGCTCACCCTGTGCGCCTGATGCCCGACATGAGCCAGCCCGCCCCCACCACCCCGCGCACCGTCGTCTGCCCGACCTGTGGCGGGCCCAGCCTGTTTGCCCCGGCCAACCGCTATCGGCCGTTCTGCAGCGAGCGCTGCAAGCAGATCGACCTGGGCGCCTGGGCCGCCGAGGACTTCCGCGTGCCCGCCGAGGCACCGCCCGAGGATGGACAGTTCGGCGACCCCAAGCGCGAGCCGTGAATATCAGTAAAATTTGGCTCCAGGGCCCGACCAGCAAGCGCCAACAGCTATATTTTCAATAGTCAGCCAAGCAGCGAGGCATCGAAGGCCTCGCCGCGTTCCTCGGCCAGCCACTGCAGCACCGGGTAGGCACCGGGCAGTATCGGGCGCACCTGCGGCGGCCATGGCTGCCAGCTCATGGTCTGACCCTCGCGCATCTCGAACTCGCCGCTCCACTCGCTCACCTTGCACCAGTGCAGGCGCACCAGGGCGTGCGGGTAGTCATGCTCGGTCACCTTCCAGACCTGGGCCGGACCAATGGTCACGCCAAGCTCCTCGATGAGCTCGCGGCGCAGCGCCTGCTCCACGGTCTCACCCGCCTCGATCTTGCCGCCCGGAAACTCCCAGTAGCCCGCGTAGGGCTTGCCCTCGGGCCGCGTGGACAGCAGCAGCGCACCGTCGGCACGCAGCAGAATGCCGACGGCGACCTCGGTGTGCTTGCGGCTCATGGCTGCTGGCGCCCGGCAAAGTCGCGCGCAAACTGGTAGGCCACGCGGCCGCTGCGCGAGCCACGCTCCAGCGCCCAAACGAGGGCCTGCGGGCGCGCGGCTTCGATGGCCTCCTGCACCACGCCCAGGGCCGACAGCCATTGCGCGACGATGGCCAGGTATTCATCCTGGCTGAACGGGTAGAAGCTCACCCACAGGCCGAAGCGCTCGGACAGCGAGATCTTCTCCTCGACCACCTCGCCGGGGTGGATCTCGCCGTCGGCGGACGTCGTGTAGCTCAGGTTGTCCTTCATCTGCTCGGGCAGCAGATGGCGGCGGTTGCTCGTGGCGTAGACCAGCACATTGGGCGTGCTGGCGGCCACCGAGCCGTCGAGGATGGACTTGAGCGCCTTGTAGCCGCCCTCGCCCTCCTCGAAGCTCAGGTCGTCACAGAAGATGATGAACTTCTCGGGACGCTCGGAGACGACCTCCACGATGTCGGGCAGATCGGTCAGGTCGGCCTTGTCCACCTCGATCAGGCGCAGGCCCTGGGGCGCGTAGCTGTTGAGGCAGGCCTTGATCAGCGAGGACTTGCCCGTGCCGCGCGCGCCCGTGAGCAGCACGTTGTTGGCCGGCCGGCCCTCGACGAACTGGCGCGTGTTGCGCTCGATCTTGTCCTTTTGCGCGTCGATCTCCTTGAGGTCGCTCAGGCGCATGGTGGAGACATGGCGCACGGGCTCGAGCACGCCATGGCCGCCGCTGCGCCGGCGGTAGCGCCAGGCGATCGCGGCCTGCCAGTCGGGCGCCGACAGCGGCCGCGGCAGCACGGCCTCGATGCGGGAGATGAGCTGCTCGGCACGCGCGATCAGCTGGTCAAACTTATCGGTCATATTGGGCTCTAGCGCTTATCCAGCAAGCGCTGGCAGCTACAAAAATGATTAGGAGCGGTAGTCGGCGTTGATGCTCACATAGTCGTGGCTCAGGTCGCAGGTCCAGACGGTGTCGCTGGCCTGGCCGCGGCCCAGGACCACGCGCACGGTGATCTCCTGCTGCTTCATCACGCGCTGGCCGTCCTCCTCGCGGTAGTCGGGGTTGCGCCCGCCCTGCACGGCCACATGGACGTCATCCAGGTACAGGTCGATCAGCGTCTGGTCCAGGTCGGTGATGCCGGCATAGCCCACGGCTGCGAGGATGCGGCCGAGGTTCGGATCGCTCGCAAAGAACGCCGTCTTGACGAGGGGCGAATGGGCGATGGCGTAGGCCACCTGGCGGCATTCCTCGCCGGTCTTGCCACCCTCCACGCGCACGGTGATGAACTTGGTCGCGCCCTCGCCGTCGCGCACGATGGCCTGGGCGAGCTTTTGCGCCACCGACAGCAGCGCGCCCTTCAATGCCCGGCCCTCGGGGCTGTCCAGCGCCGTGATGGGCGCGTGGCCCGCCTGGTGCGTGGCAACGAGCACGAAGGAGTCGTTGGTGCTGGTGTCGCCGTCTATGGTCACGCGGTTGAAGGACTGATCGGCCAGCTCGCGCACCAGCTGGCGCACGAGCTCGGGCGCGATGCGGGCGTCGGTGGCCAGAAAGCCCAGCATGGTCGCCATGTTCGGGCGGATCATGCCCGCGCCCTTGGAGATGCCGGTCACCGTCACCGTGGCGCCGCCGATCTGCACCTGCGTGCTGAAGGCCTTGGGCACGGTGTCGGTGGTCATGATGCCCTCGGCGGCACGCGCCCAGTGGGCGGGCTGGGCGTCTGCGATGGCGGCGGGCAGGCCGGCAGTGATGCGATCGACGGGCAGCGGCTCCATGATCACGCCGGTGGAAAACGGCAGGACCTGGCTGGCATCGATCCCGAGCTGCCCGGCCAACGCCGCGCAGGTGGCGCGTGCACGCGCCAGGCCGTCGGCACCCGTGCCGGCGTTGGCGTTGCCGGTGTTGATGACCATGGCGCGGATCGCCTGGCCGCCGTCCAGATGCTCGCGGCAGACCTGCACGGGCGCGGCGCAGAAGCGGTTCTGCGTGAACACGCCGGCCACCGTCGCGCCCTCGTCGAGCAGGAACACGGTCAGGTCCTTGCGGTTGGCCTTGCGCACGCCGGCCTCGGCGACGCCGATGCGCACGCCGGCGACGGGGTGCAGGTCCGAGGCCACGGGGGCCAAGAGATTGACGGGCATGGAAGCCTCCTGAATCAAGGGGGGATAAAGGCAAACACGGGCCGCGGCCCGTGTCGTTCAGTGGAGGGCCATCAGCTCAGCTTGCCGTGGCACTGCTTGTATTTCTTGCCGCTGCCGCAGGGGCAGGGGTCGTTGCGGCCCACGCGAACACCGGGCACGGCCTGGGCCGGCGGCGCCTTGGCGGTCTGCGCATCGACCACGGACTCCACGCCTCCCGTCTCCGTCGGAGACGTGTAGGTGACGTTGCTGACGTTTTCGCCGCGCTCTTCCATGGCCTGCGTGGCCTCGTCGAGCTGGGCGTTGGTCTGCACCTGTACGGTCATCATGACGCGCGTGACCTCGTTCTTGACCTGGTCGATGAGCTGGCGGAACAACTCGAAGGCCTCGCGCTTGTACTCCTGCTTGGGCTGCTTCTGCGCATAGCCGCGCAGGTGGATGCCCTGACGCAGGTAGTCGAGCGCGGAGAGGTGGTCGCGCCAGTTGGTGTCAAAGCTCTGCAGCAGCACGGCGCGCTGGAAGGGACCGAAGTTCTCCTGCCCCACCTGCGCCACCTTGGCGTCGAACATCTCGCGCGCGGCCTGCTGCACCTTCTCCAGGATGTCCTCGTCGGTGATGGCATCGGAGGCGGCCACCTCCTGCTGCAGCGCCATGGGCAGCTGCCAGTCGGTGGCCAGGGCCTTCTCCAGAGCGGGCAGATCCCACTGCTCCTCCACCGATTCCGCGGGCACATGCTGGCGCACAAGGTCGGCCACGCAGTCGTCGCGCATGGCGGCGATCAGCGGAGCGAGGTCGGGCGCGTCGAGAATCTCGTTGCGCTGCTGGTAGATGACCTTGCGCTGGTCGTTGGCGACGTCGTCGTATTCGAGCAGCTGTTTGCGGATGTCGAAGTTGCGTGCCTCGACCTTGCGCTGCGCGCTCTCGATGCTGCGCGTGACGATGCCGGCCTCGATGGCCTCGCCGTCGGGCATCTTGAGCCTGTCCATGATGGCCTTGACACGGTCGCCGGCGAAGATGCGCATCAGCTGGTCGTCCAGGCTCAGGTAGAAGCGCGACGAGCCCGGGTCGCCCTGGCGGCCCGAACGGCCACGCAGCTGGTTGTCGATGCGGCGCGATTCGTGCCGCTCGGTGGCGATGATGCGCAGGCCGCCCAGGGCCGTGACCTTCTCGTGGTCCTGCTTCCACTGCGCGCGCAGCGCCTCGATCTGCGCGGCGCGCTGCTCGGGCGTCAGCGTCTCGTCGGCCTCGAGCGCGGCCACGGCCTTCTCCACGTTGCCGCCGAGCACGATGTCGGTGCCGCGGCCCGCCATGTTGGTGGCGATGGTGATCATGCCCGGGCGGCCCGCCTGGGCCACGATGTCGGCCTCGCGCGCATGCTGCTTGGCATTGAGCACTTGGTGCGGCAGGCCCGCCTGGTTGAGCAGGCCGTCGATGATCTCGGAGTTCTCGATCGAGGTCGTGCCCACGAGCACGGGCTGGCCGCGCTCATGGCATTCGCGGATGTCGGCGATCGCTGCCTCGTATTTCTCGCGCGTGGTCTTGTAGACGCGGTCGTGCTGGTCGTCGCGCTTGCTTGGCCGGTTGGGCGGGATGATGACGGTCTCGAGGCCGTAGATCTCCTGGAACTCATAGGCCTCGGTATCGGCCGTGCCGGTCATGCCCGAGAGCTTGGCGTACAGGCGGAAGTAGTTCTGGAAGGTGATCGAGGCCAGGGTCTGGTTCTCAGCCTGGATCTGCACGCCCTCCTTGGCCTCGACGGCCTGGTGCAGGCCCTCGCTCCAGCGGCGCCCGGCCATCAGGCGGCCCGTGAACTCGTCGACGATGACGATCTCGCCGTTCTGCACCACGTAATGCTGGTCACGGTGATACAGGTGATGGGCACGCAGCGCTGCGTACAGGTGATGCACCAGCGTGATGTTGGCCG
Protein-coding regions in this window:
- the pilB gene encoding type IV-A pilus assembly ATPase PilB, producing MVAADSTPKAEQPVVLPGLARALMSVGKLNQKTAEEIYKKSLSGRSNFIAELIGASAVTSSDLAHTVSSIFGAPLLDLDALDRSRLPHDLLDPKLCQAYRVVVLSKRNNRLIVATADPTHQEAAEKIKFTTQMGVDWVIAEYDKLIQLVEATAKTSSETLEGIVGGGDFEFGDISVEDAPEDSNDTAPAEVEDAPVVRFLHKMLLDAFNMRASDLHFEPYEHSYRVRFRIDGELREIASPPIAIKEKLASRIKVISRLDISEKRVPQDGRMKLKVGPDRVIDFRVSTLPTLFGEKIVIRILDPSSAKLGIDALGYEPEEKERLLNAINRPYGMILVTGPTGSGKTVSLYTCLNLLNKPGVNIATAEDPSEINLPGVNQVNVNEKAGLTFAAALKAFLRQDPDIIMVGEIRDLETADISIKAAQTGHLVLSTLHTNDAPTTLTRMRNMGIAPFNIASSVILITAQRLARRLCPQCKEPADIPHASLIEAGYREEEIDGSWVTYRAVGCSACNNGYKGRVGIYQVMPISEEIQRIILRDGSAMDIAAQARLEGVRSLREAALYKAKIGLTSLEEVLAVTNE
- a CDS encoding type II secretion system F family protein yields the protein MATIASRSIKDFVFEWEGKDRSGKIIRGEVRAAGENQVKATLRRQGVLPTKIKKRRMTAGKKIKPKDIALFTRQMATMMKAGVPLLQAFDIVGRGNNNPSVTKLLNDIRADVETGTSLNAAFRKYPMYFDSLYCNLVEAGEAAGILEALLDRLALYMEKTEAIKAKIRSALMYPISVLIVAFVVVTVIMIFVIPAFKEVFTSFGADLPGPTLLVMAISEFFVAYWWLIFGVIGGGFYFFMQAWKRSERMQQVMDRFLLKMPVFGALIDKSCVARWTRTLSTMFAAGVPLVEALDSVGGAAGNSVYAMATDKIQQEVSTGTSLTAAMGNANVFPSMVLQMCAIGEESGSIDHMLGKAADFYEAEVDEMVAGLSSLMEPIIIVFLGTLIGGIVVSMYLPIFKLGQVV
- a CDS encoding A24 family peptidase, whose amino-acid sequence is MTGSTIADAVLIGVLGLLIGSFLNVVIHRLPRMMERQWEAECRQYAQDAGLLAPAQQEAAAPAPFNLLTPRSRCPSCGHEVRWYENIPVLSYLGLRGRCSGCGTRISVRYPLVELATAALFYACAMRWGWSAATLAWCGFSAALVALTLIDWDTTLLPDDITLPLLWAGLLASTLHWTQVAPTDAVIGAAAGYLSLWLVYWGFKLATGKEGMGYGDFKLFAALGAWFGWQALVPIILMASVIGAIVGIAMKLASSLREGKYVPFGPFLAGGGLAAMLWGPGRIMQLIFSTLGL
- the coaE gene encoding dephospho-CoA kinase (Dephospho-CoA kinase (CoaE) performs the final step in coenzyme A biosynthesis.), which produces MGTPPDRSARQRPVKLGVTGGIGSGKSTFAAMLQDCGAALIDADAIARSVTASGGAAIAAIREAFGDAFIDAQGALDRARMRELVFADATAKARLEAIVHPLVGRAVADAADAAAQAGARLIVFDIPLLTESAHWSRQLDTVLVVDCHEDTQVARVQARSGLQAPAVRAIMAAQSSRPVRRAAADIVVFNDGLTLPALRAQAREVAAMFGL
- the zapD gene encoding cell division protein ZapD; protein product: MILYEYPFNERLRTYLRLEQLFRRLGELIARTHPLDHHFALVTMFEVMDVAARADLKADVLKDLERHKHQFDAYRGNPSISEAALDAVTAQLDHCFAALNAQTGKAGQALTENDWLMSIRSRVGIPGGTCGFDLPAYYAWQHHGPEQRQNDLHHWAATLAPLAESVYLLLRLLRDSGMPQKVAADRGQFQQNLPPGRTFQLLRLRIDPALGLVPEISGNRLIVSVRLMRQEEGGKLVASQEDAAFELTLCA
- a CDS encoding DNA gyrase inhibitor YacG; protein product: MSQPAPTTPRTVVCPTCGGPSLFAPANRYRPFCSERCKQIDLGAWAAEDFRVPAEAPPEDGQFGDPKREP
- a CDS encoding NUDIX domain-containing protein, whose amino-acid sequence is MSRKHTEVAVGILLRADGALLLSTRPEGKPYAGYWEFPGGKIEAGETVEQALRRELIEELGVTIGPAQVWKVTEHDYPHALVRLHWCKVSEWSGEFEMREGQTMSWQPWPPQVRPILPGAYPVLQWLAEERGEAFDASLLG
- a CDS encoding ATP-binding protein, coding for MTDKFDQLIARAEQLISRIEAVLPRPLSAPDWQAAIAWRYRRRSGGHGVLEPVRHVSTMRLSDLKEIDAQKDKIERNTRQFVEGRPANNVLLTGARGTGKSSLIKACLNSYAPQGLRLIEVDKADLTDLPDIVEVVSERPEKFIIFCDDLSFEEGEGGYKALKSILDGSVAASTPNVLVYATSNRRHLLPEQMKDNLSYTTSADGEIHPGEVVEEKISLSERFGLWVSFYPFSQDEYLAIVAQWLSALGVVQEAIEAARPQALVWALERGSRSGRVAYQFARDFAGRQQP
- the argJ gene encoding bifunctional glutamate N-acetyltransferase/amino-acid acetyltransferase ArgJ, with product MPVNLLAPVASDLHPVAGVRIGVAEAGVRKANRKDLTVFLLDEGATVAGVFTQNRFCAAPVQVCREHLDGGQAIRAMVINTGNANAGTGADGLARARATCAALAGQLGIDASQVLPFSTGVIMEPLPVDRITAGLPAAIADAQPAHWARAAEGIMTTDTVPKAFSTQVQIGGATVTVTGISKGAGMIRPNMATMLGFLATDARIAPELVRQLVRELADQSFNRVTIDGDTSTNDSFVLVATHQAGHAPITALDSPEGRALKGALLSVAQKLAQAIVRDGEGATKFITVRVEGGKTGEECRQVAYAIAHSPLVKTAFFASDPNLGRILAAVGYAGITDLDQTLIDLYLDDVHVAVQGGRNPDYREEDGQRVMKQQEITVRVVLGRGQASDTVWTCDLSHDYVSINADYRS
- the secA gene encoding preprotein translocase subunit SecA — translated: MATNFLTKIFGSRNDRLLKQYRKIVARINAAEPEYEKLSDEALRGKTQEFKDRLAKGETLDALLPEAFAVVREGSKRVMKMRHFDVQLIGGMALHYGKIAEMRTGEGKTLTATLPVYLNALSGKGVHVVTVNDYLAGRDAQWMGRLYNFLGLTVGINLPQMPREEKQAAYNADITYGTNNEYGFDYLRDNMVYDARERVQRGLNYAIVDEVDSILIDEARTPLIISGQAEDHTAIYLSINKVVPLLTRQEGEADPRTGEGVTKPGDFTVDQKTHQVFLTEQGHENAERILAQAGLIAEGASLYDPANITLVHHLYAALRAHHLYHRDQHYVVQNGEIVIVDEFTGRLMAGRRWSEGLHQAVEAKEGVQIQAENQTLASITFQNYFRLYAKLSGMTGTADTEAYEFQEIYGLETVIIPPNRPSKRDDQHDRVYKTTREKYEAAIADIRECHERGQPVLVGTTSIENSEIIDGLLNQAGLPHQVLNAKQHAREADIVAQAGRPGMITIATNMAGRGTDIVLGGNVEKAVAALEADETLTPEQRAAQIEALRAQWKQDHEKVTALGGLRIIATERHESRRIDNQLRGRSGRQGDPGSSRFYLSLDDQLMRIFAGDRVKAIMDRLKMPDGEAIEAGIVTRSIESAQRKVEARNFDIRKQLLEYDDVANDQRKVIYQQRNEILDAPDLAPLIAAMRDDCVADLVRQHVPAESVEEQWDLPALEKALATDWQLPMALQQEVAASDAITDEDILEKVQQAAREMFDAKVAQVGQENFGPFQRAVLLQSFDTNWRDHLSALDYLRQGIHLRGYAQKQPKQEYKREAFELFRQLIDQVKNEVTRVMMTVQVQTNAQLDEATQAMEERGENVSNVTYTSPTETGGVESVVDAQTAKAPPAQAVPGVRVGRNDPCPCGSGKKYKQCHGKLS